The following nucleotide sequence is from Desulfobulbaceae bacterium DB1.
GGACAAGTGGCGAAATCTGAGAATTTTTCATTTCGGCAAGTGCCATTGCAATGGCGGCAAAAGGCATGGCAAAAGCGCCCAGAAAACGATTTTTGTATCTGTATTCCACCCACAGATAGCACAGGGCGATTGACCAGGCGAAAAAAACCAGCGATTCATACATGTTTGACAATGGAGCATATCCTATGCCCATCTGGTGGGATTCCATCCACCTGTATCCAATGCCGGCCGTGTTGAGCAGCAAGGAAACAACTGTAACGGCGGTTGCTGCCGGGCCGAGACGACCGGCCCGAAAAATCAGCAAGCCGATATACATGATCGCCGACAACAGGTAGGCAAAAGTCGTAATACCCAAAAGAAGTGAACTGTTCATGATGTCACCGTTTTATTTCCGTTAACCGGGGACAGGTCGCCTCCTGCCGAAAGAGGTGGGCCGCGGGCAGGTATGACCTGGGTGCGAAAGAATTTATCTTTTCACCATGGTTGATTCGTTTTTATCTGTTACGGCATCAAGGATGTTTCGTTTATTGTAAAAAGGAAACCCTCGGCGTTTTTCGATTTCTCGCCTGACTGAACGGCTGAGTTTGTCCACGCAGTAGCTGAGTGCCTCGATGTGGTCGCAACCTTCCCCTGAAGCGACAAGTTGCCCGTCCGTTCTGAGTTTTGCCGAAATTCTGCATCGTTTGTCCACGCCGCCTTTGGGACCATTTGTATCGGAAAAATGAACTTTCACCCGGGTAATGACTCCTTCAAAACGTGACAAGGAAAATCGCAGCAATTGATTTGCCTTGTGTTTGACGGCTTCCTCCAGTCCTGCCTTTGTGCTGTTCATTTCAAGTATCATCATGGGCTCCGTGGTGTAAGTTTTTGTTCGTTATGAACAAGGTAATACATGAAACAACTTGCAACAAATAGAAAATGTTGCTATTTCTTTTCGAAAAAAACGAAACGAAACCATGGAATGGCTTAACTATCACCATTTATACTATTTCTGGGCAGTGGCAAGGGAGGAAAGCATCAGCCGGGCCGGTGAACGGCTCAGTCTTGCTCCGTCCACCGTCAGCGCCCAATTGAGCAAACTCGAAGAGATGCTGGGCGGCAAACTTTTTCGCCGGGTTGGCCGGAACCTTGAGCTGACGGAAATGGGCCGCATTGTTTACCGCTATGCAGACGAAATTTTTTCTCTTGGCCGGGAAATGGTTGATACTGTGCGGGGAAGGCCCGTGTCGGGACCCATACGATTGGTCGTCGGGATAGTTGATGCGGTACCGAAGCTGGTTGCCCGAAAGCTGTTGGAACCGGCTCTCAGGCTTGCCGAGCATATTCACTTAATATGCCATGAAGGCAAGGAAGAGCAGCTCCTTGCCGAGTTATCCGTTCACGGTCTTGACATCGTTTTGACCGATATGCCGGTTAAAACGGGGTTGAGCGTCAAGGCTTACAGTCATCTGCTGGGGGAATGCTCAGTAAGCTTTTTTGCAACAGAGCAACTTGCGGCAAAACTGACAGGTGATTTTCCCCGGTCGCTGGATGGGGCGCCGATGCTGTTGCCCACTCCCATGTCAGCCTTGCGGGGCTCATTGGACAAATGGTTTGATTCGCTGAATATCAGGCCAGTGATTGCGGGAGAATTTGACGACCAGGCTTTGCTCAAGGTGTTCGGTCAGGCGGGCGACGGTGTTTTTGCGGCGCCGTCCGTCATTGAAGAGGAGGTGCGACAGCAACATAACGTGAAGCTCATCGGCCGGTCCGAGGCCATAAGAGAGCAATTTTATGCAATCTCCGTGGAAAGAATCATCAAGCATCCCGCGGTGGCGGCTATACAAAAGGCTGCCAGCAACCTTATCTTCCTGCAACATCCCGGCGGACATGCCAAAATGACCCATTCCGGCAAATGAAAATCGCCTCACCTTCAAGCAAGCGGGCGAGACGTTTTTTTTTGCCGGACAGTGCCGGAGAAAAGGAAATCAGTCGCTGAGGGCAGGGAAATAAACACGGAAAACCGTCCCTTGCTTGAGGACGCTTTGGACATCGATAAAGCCCTTGTGCTGCTGGACGATATCATGAATGATCGACAGGCCGAGGCCTGTCCCCTTGTTGTCCGGCTTTGTCGAAAAAAACGGCTGAAAAATCTTGGCAAGAATTTCCTCGGCAATTCCGTGCCCCGTATCAGTGACCGAAAGAACCATGTAGTCGCCCCGAGGAATGTCGCCATGGCGGCATGAATATGCCTTCTCAATCGTCTCCCGGCGGGTGGAAATTCTCAAAGTTCCCCCCGCGGGCATGGCGTCGCGGGCATTGATGGAAAGGTTGATGAGTATCTGTTCAATCTGATGCTGGTCGATCATGACAAAACGCTCGTTGTCGTCCAGGGTGATGGAACAGGTGATGGTGTCGGACAAAAGGGAACCGATGACGCTTTCCAGGTTGGTGACGATCTCATTGAGCTTGAGTTTGGTCAAATTGCTGGTGCGTTTTCGGCCGAACATGAGCAGATTGGATGTAAGGTTCTGGCCCAGTTTGGTGGCGATCAGTATGTAGTTGACAATTTTCTGCAGTTGGGGCTTGTCCGGATCAATCTGGCTTTTTAAAAGAGAAGTCAGGCTCAAAACCGAGGTGAGCACGTTATTGAAATCATGCGCGATACCACCGGCGAAACGGCCGATTTCCTCAACTTTTTTTGCCTGCTGTAATTCTTCCTTGAGTTTTTTGTCCGCCGTGATATCCCGGTTGCACCCCCTGCGTCCCAGAAACTTGCCGTCCACATGGATGGGCATGCACGTGTGGGCCAGCCAGCGGACATCGCCGTCCTTGGTGAGAATGCGGAATTCGATATCTTCGTGAGCGGGGTCCTTGAAATCGACAAGATGATTTTTCAGGAACACCCTGTCGTCCGGATGTACCATGTCGTACATCAGTTGGGAGCTGTTGAGGAAATCCTCCCGTGAATAACTGGTAATGCGTTCACAGGAAGGGGAGATAAAACGGATTTCCTTTGTTTCGCTGATCCAGTATTCAAAATTATAGGCAAATTCGGAAACGATACGGAATTTTTCCTCGTTTTGCCTGATGGTGATTTTGTATTTCCTGAAATTGGCAAAAAAGAGGGTAATGGCCAGGGTGCCCAGCAACCACAAAAACAGATGGGTCATGACGATAATTTTTTTGGCCGATCCGGCGGCATCCAGATAGGGCTGCATCGGCACGGCGACACTCATGCCGCCGCGGATATCGCCGATTTCATACCCCTGATGTTCATGGCACTTCAGGCATCTTTCCTCGGTGACATACGGCGAAATCAATCGCATGAAGGGCGCGCCGTCAATGGTGGTGATATCGCTCACCTCGCCATTTCCCTTTTCAAAATCAAGCAGGGCTTTCCTTTCCCACTCATCCGGCGTATTTTCGGGATTGACCGGGTCCAGGCTGACCGTCCTGTTTAAAACAGCCAGTTCCGGCGATTGAATACGCAGCAGATCATAAGCTTGTCGGGTCATCTGGAAGGGATTGATAATGGTCAGCAGCTCTCCCTCATTTGTGGTTAAATCCCGGTTGTCGTCAAGAATGAACGGGTTCGGTGGGGTTTTGTCGCTGACCTTGACATAGACGCCGTCGTTCATGGCGTTCCAGCGACGGTAGGCAAGATTGTGCTGGAAAATGGTTTTCGCCTCGATGAGGGCCTTGCTGTAAGTGCCGCGATAATTTTCATGGATATTCCAGATCGCGGACGCCGCAATAAGAATGGTCCAGACGATCAGAAGATAAAGACCGTGACGGTGCTCGGCTGCATTTTTAGCAATATTTTTTAAATCCATGATGTCCGCGGAGATTTGTGAGCTGGATGTGCTTCTGGGGGTAACGAATTCACCAAATGGTATTTCTCACTTTATATCTTTGCTTTCCTTAACGCAACAAGCATGCTAAATTTGAAAAAAAATCATGATATCCGTAAGAAATTCGATATGATGAAATATTCGACCGGATTGCCTGCCCCAGCATCGGCTGGACGAAATAAGAAAATGCCTGACAGGGCCGATGGCTGGAAGGATGAAGCCTGACCATACTACAAGCGGTTATCTGACGTGAAAAAAAAGATTCTTATTATTGATGACGAAAAATTAATACTTTTCAGCCTGGTGGCGGCCCTGGAAAATGATTCGGTTGCAATCACCACCGCCGGCAGCGGGGCACATGCCCTGGCAAAGGCAGCGGATATAAAAAATTGCAATCTCTGTATCGTTGACCTGTTTCTCCCTGACATGAAAGGCGTGGATCTCATTCCGCAATTAAAAAAACTGCATCCGGGCGCCAAGTTCATCGTCATAACTGGAAAATACCGAAACAAAAACGATTTTCTGGAACATGAAAAGGATGCCGCCGCAATCGGCCCTTTTGACTTTATCGCCAAACCATTTGATTTTTCCCTCGCCCAGCAACTGGTGGGCGAAGCTCTGGGATAATCACCACCGACGAGTCCGGCGTGCTCTTATTCCCTATTTGATAAAATTTCAAGTTTCTCAAGTTTTTTGATGGTGTAGAACCCTTGACTGATTAAATCGACATGGGTTATTTCCACTGCAATTCCCGTATCGCGCAAAGAGGTAAATGCCTCAATCCGTTCCTTGCCGAGTTCGATATGCTCTTTTGTTACCAGGGCAAAATCATTCCCGTAAGCCCTGAAAAGAAGTGTGTCCGGAAAATTGATCTGCAGTTCTTCCGCAATTGCTTTCACGAGCTGATTCCCCGCTTCCCAACTCCGCTGTTTGTTGTAATCCGGCAAATTTTTCAGGTGGATGCCGTGGAAACATTTGTACTCATTGGTACCGCGGTTGTTTTGTAATATTATCTGCAAATAATCCTCATTATAGAGGCCGGTAAGTTTGTCGTTGAAAAAATAGGAAAAACGTCTTTTCTCCAGGTCTGAAGCCGGGAGTTGATCAACGGTTGCCGGGATTTTTATCTGTTGCAGGGTTTTGACGGCGGCCTTGACAACTTCGGGATGAAACTGGAGGCCGGCCAGGGCCTGCAGCTCCGTGATCGCATCATCGATTTCCTTTCTCGCCTTGTAGATACGATTTGTCGTCATGGCGTCAAAGGCGTCGGCAACCGTCATGATGCTTGCCAGCAAAGGAATCTCGTCATGTTTGAGACGGTCCGGATATCCCTTTCCGTCATACCGTTCATGATGATGCCGGATAATTGTCGCCAGCTCCTCATACATACTGATCTTGGAAAGCATTTCATAGCCGGCAACGGCATGCATTTTAATGAGATCGTGTTCAATGGCGGAAAGTTTGCCGGGCTTGAGAAGTATTGAATCCGGGGTGGCAATCTTGCCGATGTCATGCAGCACGGCAGCTTTCTGCAGTTTGCGTATTTCTTTGTCTTCCAGCCCCATTTCCCTGGCAATCATGACGGAGTAGCGGGCCACGCGCGCAGTATGTCCCGCGGTATAGGTGTCACGATGCTCGATCATGTTGACCATGGAAAAAATCGTTTGCTCATAGTTGGCGGTGCGCTCACGTTCGAGTGTCGCAACAGCCTCTTTCTGCCGGAAGGAGTTGATGGCAAAGCCGATATCGCCGGCCAGCTCTTCAAGCATGGAAATTTCTTCAGGTTCAAAACCCTCTTTCCGGCGAGTATAGACGGTAAGGGCACCGACGGCATCACTCATAATGTTGGTGCACAGGGGCAGGCCGATGATTGCCTGGAAATCATCTTTCCCGGCCTTTTCCGACCAAGGGGTGACATCATCACTTTCTGATCGCAACTCCTGCAGCACGGTGATGTTGTTCATTATGCAGCGAGCCGTGGGGCTTTGAGTAAACGGCTGTGCCGGATCATCGATGGCAAAGGGTGGTTCCCGCAGAGAATATGCAGAGTCTTTGTCGGTATAGATTGCCTGGAGAGCATTCTTTTCACGCAGGCCGATGAAACAGAAACCGTAACTTCCGTGTTCCGCCAGTCGTGTGCAGGAATCCTTCAGCAGATTTTCCAGGGATTGCGATGTAATGAGCAACTCGTTGGTGTCGGCCACGGTTCGCATGATCTCCCGGAGATATCGTTCCTGGTCGAGCAATGCGTTGATCTCTGCGGTTCGCAGCTTGACCTTCGATTCCAGGGTTCTGTTTAATTCGTCGACTTCGGCTTTTTTCTGACGCAGGCTGCGATTCAGGCAAAAAATATACGCCGCGACGCCAAAAACAGCCATTACCGCCAAAGTCAGAAAAGTAATTTGTCGCCAGTAGCGGCGCAAAACATCCTTGAAGGTGAATTTGCCGTAATCCTTATATGGCCCGATGCGAAGTTCCAGCAGACAGTCATGAACAGGCTGGTAGTTGAGAGGTATTGTCCAACCCGCTGTATGACTTGTCATGGCCGCCGGATGATCGGCGGACATGGCCATCAAGGCGGAGGCAACAAAACGGGAGAGATTGATGGGGGTTGTTTTTAGGGCAGCGACAGGCCACTCGGGATAAAGCTCCGTGCTGAGCGCAAAGGGGAAATTTTCGATTTGCCGCGGATGGAGGACATGCAACAGGGCTGGATTGATCTTGCCTTCACCGGACATCCGTTCCAGGGTGTCGGTGCGCACGGTCCCTGCATCAACGTCGCCGTTGAGAACCGCGTAGACGACTGCATCATGGGTCATGCCGTATTGCATTGAGGAAAAATCCGCCAGGGGATCAATACCGTTTTTCTTGAATTCTCTCCAGGCCATGATCCAGCCGCCAAAAGAGCTTGGATCAACAGCCATAAAATCGTGTCCCCGGAGATCATCCAATTCCTTTATGTCGGTCCGGTCGGCCCGGGAAAAAATAACCCCTCCAAAGATCGTTGTCTGCTGACCCGGCAGGTTCCGATTAATCAGGGTTGCTATTCGACTCACACCATAGAGCTTTTCAAGCTCCACGTAAAATGCGGAATTTGCCAGGACAAAATCTATTTTTTCTTCTTTAACGGCGGTATGGATTTCTTGAAAACCGAGCGGGACGATTTCGAATTGGTATCCATCAACAGAGGCGGTAAGGTAATCGGCGGTTTCGGACCATTTTTGCAGGGCATCTATTGACCCACGCTTTGCCAAGACACCGATTTTGACTTGTTGCATCCCCCACAGGAAATCTGCTTGAAGAATGAAAAAGGAAAAGAGAATAAATATTTTTGTCAGGAGGAGCATGGTGTTCGGCTTATCCTCGCATGGTTTTTTCCTGCCTCATTGCATTCTGAAATTCTGCTTGCCTCAAGGATATTATGCCTGGGGCAGAAAAATCAATCTTTTCTCCCGTGTCGCTTCCTTCTTCTTTTGGCGAAGGGCCGGGGGCAGGGCGTTGAGCAAAAAAAAGGGCCTGAACAAGGCCCTTTTTTGAGGTTTTCATCCCAACGTCATTGGTATGGAAGAATCAATATTATGTAAAACCTGTTTATCCGAGAATAACCTTGAGGTCTTCCTCCGGGGTTGCGGCAATCGGCTTGATGGCAAAATTCTCCACCAGCACATTGAGGACATTGGGGGTGATGAATGCAGGCAGCGAGGGTCCGAGGCGGATGTCCTTGATCCCCAGGCTGAGCAGGGTGAGAAGAATAACCACCGCCTTTTGCTCGTACCAGGAAAGAATCAGGGACAGCGGCAGATCGTTGACCCCGCATTCAAAGGCACCGGCCAAAGCAACGGCGATCTGAATGGCCGAATAGGCGTCATTGCACTGGCCCACATCGAGCAGACGCGGGATACCGCCGATATCGCCCAGTTTTTTATCAAAGAAGCGGAACTTGCCGCAGGCCAGGGTCAGCACCATGCAGTCAGAGGGGATTTTTTCCACCAGTTCGGTATAGTAGTTTCTGCCCGGTTTTGCCCCGTCACAGCCGCCGACCAGAAAGAAGTGGCGGATCGCCTTGGACTTGACGGCCTCAATAACTTTATCGGCCACTCCCAGCACGGTGTTGCGGGCAAAGCCGACCATGACCGTGCCTTTATCAACCGTGTCGGTGAAACCAGGCAGGGCCAAGGCCCGCTCAATCACCGGGGTGAAATCCTTTTTATCATCGACATGGGCGACATCCGGCCAGCCGACAAGCCCGGTGGTAAAGACGTTTGCCTTGTAGGAATCTTTGGGCTTCTGAATGCAGTTGGTGGTGAAAAGGATGGCGCCCGGGAATTCGGCCATTTCTTTCTGCTGGTTCTGCCAGGCGGTACCGTAATGACCGTAAAAGTGATCATATTTTTTCAGTTCCGGATAGCCGTGGCAGGGCAGCATCTCGCCATGGGTGTAGATGTTGATGCCTTTGCCCTTGGTCTGCTCAAGCAGCATGGCCAGATCCTTCAGGTCATGGCCTGTCACCAGAATGGCCTTGCCGGGTATGTGGCCAAGCGGAACAGTGGTGGGAACCGGATGTCCGTAGGTGCCGGTGTTGCCCGCATCGAGCAGCTCCATGGCGCGCAGATTGGTCTTGCCGCACTGCATGGCCAGGGCAACAAGATCATCAAGTCCCATGGGTGTCGTCAGTTTGCCCATGGCCTCATGGATAAAGGCGTAGACCGTGTCGTCCTCTTTGCCGAGTATTGCGGCATGGTCTGTGTAGGCGGCAAGGCCGCGCAAACCGAACAGGGTGATCTGTTTCAGGGAACGAAGGTCGTCGTTGGCGTCAAGGCTGAGGAGGAAGTTAAGGGCCGCGCCCTGTGCTTCCAGGCCGGGGAGGGAATCCGCCGGGGTGAAATTGACTGCCGGAATGGTGAAATCAACTTTTCCGCCCGCCGCCTTCACCTTGGCCTTCAATTCTTCGCGCAGGGCAACGGTTTTATTGATCCATTGCTGAAAACGGGCCGGATCGAAATCCACATTGGTCAGGCAGGAGAAGATGGCTTCGCAGACAAAGCGGTCCACCTTGTTGTCGATTACGCCCACCTTGCGCCCTTCGGTAGCGATAAGGCATAAACCCTGCACCGCATGGGTGAGAAGATCCTCGATGGAGGCGACGCCTTCATTTTTTCCGCAGACGCCCATGACGGTGCATCCGATTCCCTTGGCCGTTTGTTCACACTGGTTACAGAACATGATTTTTCTCCTGTTTGGGTTGGATATTGCCATTTTATTCATTGTCGAGTGACAGAAAAATACCAATCTTTTTTCTGAACCCAGAGTAGCCTGTTTGCCGCGGTGTCACCTTGACCTAAGTCAAAGAAACGATTTTTTTTGCAGAAACTGTTTCAACTCATTGCAACCACCATCGGATTTTTCGTTGTTGTCTCAATGAACTTCCTGAATTCATTCATCTTTTTTCAGATGAAAAGGGTCGCAACCGGTACCGATCAGTTTTTTGTCACAGACCACCCTGAAAGCCTGCACGACCTCGGGATCAAATTGCCTTCCGGAATTTTTTTCTATTTCCTCCAGGGCATTTTTCGCTGAAAGGGCTTTCCGGTAAGGGCGGTCAGTGGTCATGGCATCGAATGTGTCCGCGACGGAAATGATTTTCGCCATCATGGGGAGCGTATCCCCCTGCAGACCTTGGGGATAGCCCTGGCCGTCATGTCTTTCATGATGATAGAGAATGGCGGGCAGGGCACATAATAAAAAATCGGCATCCTTGATAATTGCCGCACCTTTTTCGGTATGGTTCTTCATGAGGGTGCTTTCCTCTTCCGACAACGGCAAGGATTTGCAGAGAATATCATCGGGAATACCGATTTTGCCGATATCGTGCAGGGTGGCTCCCAGGGCAATTCCCTCGACAAACTCATCCCCGAAACCCATTTCCCTGGCGATCGCGGTCGCGTAATGGGCAACCCGCGCCGTGTGTCCTTTTGTATAAGGATCGCGTGCGTCAATGGCGGCAACGAGTGATTTGATCGTTCCCTCGTAACCCTTTTTCAGGCGATCCGTCATGTCGTTGAAGGCCTGGGCTAATGATTCAAACTCGTCACCTGTTGAAAGATCGGCCTTGATGCTGTACTCGCCTGCGATCAGACTTTGGGCGACATGGTGCAGATGGCTGACGGGTCTTAACACCAGGCGGTTCAGGAAAAAATAAATCAAGGCGGAAACCAGGCAGACAATGCCGAACCATGCGGCGATCAGGTTGTATCTGTGTCGTTCGACGGATTCGATTGCCAGGGACATCGGGATGGTGACGGTTAATGCGCCGCGTATGTCGCCGACAACGTAGTCCTGATTGCTATGGCATTCGAGGCAGGATTCTTCTACCTGCAGGGGGACGATGCGCCGGTAGACCCTGAACCCGTTTTCATCTCCTTCGCCTGTCAGTCCGGATTTGACCTTGTCGTATCCCTGTTTCTGGAAAAAGAGCAGGGCGTCTCTTTCAAAAGGGGAGGGGGAGTTTGCCTGGTTTACCAGTTTGAGACTGGTGAGATGAAATTTGTACAATCCCTTGGTGGCGGCATAATCCGAAATTTCACGGGTGGCCATGGCCGGGTTGCGGAAATGATAGGTTTTCCCCGCTGTATCTTTTATATCGCTATCGGACAGGAATGGGCCGGCTTCAACGCCGGGGCGTTTTTCTACAAAAAGTCCTCCATGATCGGCAATCCAGGTTCTGGTAATGATGATCTGCTGCAACAAGGCCTTTGACTGTTCATCCAGCTGGGCCATGATCCCTTGGGTTGTCTGTTGCAGCATCCAGTAAAAAACAACCGCCACAAAGAGCGTGACGACAGAGCCGATGGCGAGAATGAATTTTATTTTCAGTGTTTTCCGGTTTTTCATCGGCTGTTTGAAAAAAAGGTTCATCCGGAGCTGAATGCCGGCATTGACGGTTTCCTGCATTGATGGTTTTTTGCTGAAAAGATGAAAAGAATGGAGGAACGGATACTTCAGATTAGTTTCAGGGTGCGGGGGGTGTCAAGGACTTTTACCGGCTTTTGCG
It contains:
- a CDS encoding hydroxylamine reductase, with protein sequence MFCNQCEQTAKGIGCTVMGVCGKNEGVASIEDLLTHAVQGLCLIATEGRKVGVIDNKVDRFVCEAIFSCLTNVDFDPARFQQWINKTVALREELKAKVKAAGGKVDFTIPAVNFTPADSLPGLEAQGAALNFLLSLDANDDLRSLKQITLFGLRGLAAYTDHAAILGKEDDTVYAFIHEAMGKLTTPMGLDDLVALAMQCGKTNLRAMELLDAGNTGTYGHPVPTTVPLGHIPGKAILVTGHDLKDLAMLLEQTKGKGINIYTHGEMLPCHGYPELKKYDHFYGHYGTAWQNQQKEMAEFPGAILFTTNCIQKPKDSYKANVFTTGLVGWPDVAHVDDKKDFTPVIERALALPGFTDTVDKGTVMVGFARNTVLGVADKVIEAVKSKAIRHFFLVGGCDGAKPGRNYYTELVEKIPSDCMVLTLACGKFRFFDKKLGDIGGIPRLLDVGQCNDAYSAIQIAVALAGAFECGVNDLPLSLILSWYEQKAVVILLTLLSLGIKDIRLGPSLPAFITPNVLNVLVENFAIKPIAATPEEDLKVILG
- a CDS encoding LysR family transcriptional regulator, with the protein product MEWLNYHHLYYFWAVAREESISRAGERLSLAPSTVSAQLSKLEEMLGGKLFRRVGRNLELTEMGRIVYRYADEIFSLGREMVDTVRGRPVSGPIRLVVGIVDAVPKLVARKLLEPALRLAEHIHLICHEGKEEQLLAELSVHGLDIVLTDMPVKTGLSVKAYSHLLGECSVSFFATEQLAAKLTGDFPRSLDGAPMLLPTPMSALRGSLDKWFDSLNIRPVIAGEFDDQALLKVFGQAGDGVFAAPSVIEEEVRQQHNVKLIGRSEAIREQFYAISVERIIKHPAVAAIQKAASNLIFLQHPGGHAKMTHSGK